A stretch of Clostridia bacterium DNA encodes these proteins:
- the ilvB gene encoding biosynthetic-type acetolactate synthase large subunit: MKMKAAESLMKILEDQGVEVIFGYPGGAVLPLYDAILKNDNIEHVLVRNEQAAPHAASGYARMKNRTGVCLATSGPGATNLVTGLATAYMDSVPIVAITGQVSTPMIGTDAFQEVDITGITMPITKHNYLVKDANELPRIIAEAFHVASTGRPGPVLVDIPRDVADTMIEHPDEIVVNIKGYKPTYKGHNSQIKKIVKALGKASKPLILAGGGMQYAGAGKELLQFAECIDAPVVTTLNAISVFPETNERALGMLGMHGRPAANYAVSHCDLLISLGARFGDRATGSVAKFAKQAKIIHIDIDPAEIGKNVRADVPIVGDVKIILKDLNDAMTQQEHAPWSKQVAEWKQTHPMQDQYGNEADLKPQKIIEKLGELTRDRAVVTTDVGQHQMWTALHYGFVKERSFITSGGLGTMGYGLPAAIGVQMADPKQLVICITGDGSFQMNLPEMATAIEHCLPIKILLMNNSSLSLVKQLQHFQCGKRYSGIDFTANPDFCMLAQAYGAKTFRIETEEEMEDKLKQALASPGLTLIECIVSNEEMVFPFVPGKKGLDEMVSFNEVD; the protein is encoded by the coding sequence ATGAAAATGAAAGCGGCGGAAAGCCTAATGAAAATATTGGAAGACCAAGGCGTGGAAGTAATCTTTGGTTATCCTGGTGGAGCAGTGCTTCCCCTATATGATGCTATTTTGAAGAACGATAATATTGAGCATGTTTTGGTTAGAAATGAGCAGGCTGCGCCACATGCGGCATCTGGCTATGCGCGGATGAAGAATCGTACTGGTGTATGCTTGGCAACTTCTGGTCCAGGCGCTACCAATCTGGTGACAGGCCTGGCGACTGCCTACATGGACTCGGTTCCTATTGTGGCGATCACAGGTCAGGTGTCTACACCAATGATTGGAACGGACGCTTTCCAGGAAGTAGACATAACCGGCATTACCATGCCGATAACCAAGCACAATTATCTGGTCAAGGATGCCAATGAATTACCACGAATTATCGCGGAGGCATTTCATGTTGCTTCGACTGGTCGTCCTGGCCCGGTACTAGTTGATATTCCTAGGGATGTTGCGGATACCATGATTGAGCATCCAGACGAAATAGTTGTAAATATTAAGGGATACAAGCCGACCTATAAGGGCCATAATTCCCAGATTAAGAAGATTGTTAAGGCGTTGGGGAAAGCCTCTAAACCATTGATTTTAGCTGGTGGCGGGATGCAATATGCTGGAGCAGGAAAAGAGTTATTGCAATTTGCGGAGTGCATTGATGCACCCGTAGTAACAACCCTAAATGCAATCAGCGTTTTCCCGGAGACAAATGAGCGTGCGCTTGGTATGTTGGGCATGCATGGACGGCCAGCGGCAAACTATGCAGTGTCCCATTGTGATTTGTTGATATCCCTTGGTGCTCGTTTTGGTGACAGGGCAACAGGGTCTGTGGCCAAATTTGCTAAACAAGCGAAGATTATACATATAGATATTGACCCGGCGGAGATTGGAAAAAATGTACGTGCCGACGTACCAATAGTTGGTGATGTAAAAATCATTCTGAAGGACTTAAACGATGCGATGACCCAGCAAGAACATGCGCCTTGGTCTAAGCAAGTAGCTGAATGGAAGCAGACACATCCTATGCAGGACCAGTATGGCAATGAAGCAGATTTGAAGCCCCAAAAAATTATTGAAAAATTGGGAGAGTTGACTCGTGATCGTGCTGTGGTGACTACGGATGTAGGCCAACATCAGATGTGGACAGCACTTCATTATGGTTTTGTAAAGGAAAGAAGCTTCATTACTTCTGGTGGATTGGGAACCATGGGATATGGGTTGCCGGCAGCCATCGGAGTACAGATGGCAGATCCAAAGCAGTTGGTAATCTGCATAACGGGAGACGGTAGTTTTCAGATGAATTTACCAGAGATGGCAACGGCCATTGAGCATTGCCTTCCAATAAAGATTCTTTTGATGAACAACTCGAGTTTGTCGCTAGTAAAGCAGTTGCAACATTTCCAATGTGGCAAGCGATATTCCGGGATTGATTTTACGGCAAATCCTGATTTTTGCATGTTGGCGCAAGCGTACGGTGCTAAAACTTTCCGAATTGAGACGGAAGAAGAAATGGAAGACAAGTTGAAGCAGGCTTTGGCTTCTCCAGGTCTTACCTTGATTGAGTGTATCGTTAGTAATGAGGAAATGGTATTTCCATTCGTGCCTGGAAAAAAAGGCTTGGATGAGATGGTTAG
- the ilvN gene encoding acetolactate synthase small subunit, with protein MKHTLSVLVENKPGVLTRIAGLFARRGYNISSLAVGETDDPDVSRMTIVVSGDEVVIEQVCKQLNKLVDIIKLTDITDKEFIAREMIFIKVNCSDAKARMEILQFVDIFRARVVDIGKDTMIIEATGEAGKLDAIEDTLRPFGIRDFVRTGQIAMVRGIKNPKHNKKSH; from the coding sequence ATGAAACATACATTGTCTGTATTGGTTGAGAACAAGCCGGGCGTCCTGACGAGAATCGCTGGACTGTTTGCTAGAAGGGGTTACAATATCTCCAGTCTAGCAGTTGGAGAAACGGATGACCCAGATGTATCTAGGATGACCATCGTAGTTTCAGGAGATGAAGTGGTCATAGAGCAGGTCTGCAAACAGTTGAACAAATTGGTTGACATTATTAAGCTAACCGACATTACGGACAAAGAATTTATCGCACGGGAAATGATTTTCATTAAGGTCAACTGTTCCGATGCGAAGGCTAGAATGGAAATCTTGCAGTTCGTGGACATCTTCCGCGCTAGAGTAGTGGATATCGGCAAGGATACCATGATTATTGAAGCAACGGGTGAAGCAGGTAAGCTCGATGCGATTGAGGACACTTTGAGACCTTTTGGCATTCGTGATTTTGTACGAACTGGTCAGATTGCCATGGTGCGGGGGATCAAGAATCCCAAGCACAACAAAAAATCCCACTAG
- the ilvB gene encoding biosynthetic-type acetolactate synthase large subunit, with product MIKIENIRGAQIVVEALKAEGVDTMFGYPGGANMVIYDALYDEKEINHILTRHEQAAIHAADGYARTTGKPGVVLATSGPGGTNLVTGLANAYMDSVPLVAITAQVGRSLLGKDSFQEADIVGITIPITKYSYLVKDIKDLARIFREAFHIATTGRPGPVLIDIPKDVTQEMADFIYPPEMDLPGYAVETNIDMAEVDAALKMICSASRPIMFVGGGVRNAGAAKEVLALAEKLNMPVSWSLMGKGVIPDDHELNIGMVGMHGTAYANYAFSECDLILGIGVRFDDRVTGKLSTFAKNASVVHVDIDDAEIDKIVPTSSAVHGDAKEVTQLFLQRLGEVEDRKDITQWHDRVGDWKRSHPLSYEQKDVIKPQYVLETINRLTKGECFATTEVGQNQMWSAQFLQVKTPEQFVTSGGLGTMGFGFPASIGVQLAHPDKTVLCLAGDGSFQMNIQELQTVKELNLPIKIVILNNGCLGMVRQWQDLFMDKRYACTVFSDKPDFVRIAEAYGIRGRMVMNPEEVEDAIKEALLHDGPYLLNIAIESEENVFPMVPAGGSLNNMLK from the coding sequence ATGATTAAAATAGAAAACATCCGAGGTGCGCAAATCGTCGTTGAAGCTTTGAAAGCAGAAGGCGTCGATACCATGTTTGGTTATCCTGGTGGTGCCAACATGGTCATCTATGATGCTCTCTACGACGAAAAAGAGATAAACCATATATTGACTAGACATGAGCAAGCGGCCATTCATGCCGCGGACGGCTATGCTAGAACTACAGGAAAACCTGGCGTTGTTCTAGCAACTTCTGGACCGGGCGGGACCAATCTGGTGACTGGTTTAGCCAATGCCTATATGGATTCGGTGCCCCTCGTTGCTATAACAGCCCAAGTGGGAAGGTCTCTGCTGGGTAAGGATAGCTTTCAGGAGGCAGATATTGTGGGTATAACCATACCCATAACCAAGTACAGCTATCTTGTGAAAGATATTAAGGACCTAGCACGCATCTTCCGGGAGGCCTTTCATATAGCTACGACTGGACGTCCTGGACCGGTTTTGATTGATATTCCGAAGGATGTTACCCAGGAAATGGCTGATTTTATTTATCCGCCCGAGATGGACCTCCCCGGCTACGCAGTTGAGACGAATATTGATATGGCTGAAGTAGATGCTGCACTAAAAATGATTTGTAGCGCTTCACGTCCGATTATGTTTGTAGGTGGTGGTGTTAGAAATGCAGGCGCGGCTAAGGAAGTATTGGCTTTGGCTGAAAAGCTAAATATGCCGGTTTCTTGGTCCCTGATGGGCAAAGGCGTTATACCAGATGACCATGAACTGAATATTGGTATGGTGGGAATGCATGGTACCGCATATGCCAATTATGCTTTTTCAGAGTGCGACTTGATTTTGGGTATCGGTGTTCGTTTTGATGACCGAGTTACTGGAAAGTTGTCTACTTTTGCTAAAAATGCCAGTGTGGTTCATGTGGATATTGATGATGCTGAGATTGATAAAATCGTACCGACTAGTTCCGCTGTTCATGGTGATGCCAAAGAAGTAACACAATTGTTCCTTCAAAGATTGGGAGAAGTGGAAGATCGGAAGGATATCACGCAATGGCATGATCGAGTGGGAGATTGGAAGAGGTCTCATCCGCTTTCCTATGAACAAAAAGATGTCATCAAACCACAGTACGTATTGGAAACCATCAATAGACTAACGAAGGGCGAATGTTTTGCAACGACAGAAGTAGGGCAGAATCAGATGTGGAGTGCGCAGTTTTTGCAGGTAAAGACTCCGGAGCAGTTTGTTACTTCAGGGGGACTAGGCACGATGGGCTTTGGTTTTCCTGCATCGATCGGAGTACAACTGGCTCACCCAGACAAAACGGTTCTTTGTTTGGCAGGTGATGGCTCTTTCCAAATGAATATCCAAGAATTGCAAACCGTTAAGGAACTAAACCTTCCGATTAAGATTGTCATTTTGAACAATGGGTGTCTAGGTATGGTGCGTCAGTGGCAGGACTTATTTATGGATAAGCGCTATGCCTGTACTGTATTTTCAGACAAACCTGATTTTGTGAGAATTGCTGAGGCGTATGGAATCAGAGGCCGCATGGTTATGAATCCAGAAGAAGTTGAGGATGCAATAAAAGAAGCGCTTCTTCATGATGGACCCTACCTTTTGAATATTGCCATTGAATCGGAGGAGAACGTATTCCCTATGGTGCCCGCTGGTGGCTCATTGAATAACATGTTGAAATAG
- the ilvD gene encoding dihydroxy-acid dehydratase has product MRSDIAKCGVNKAPHRSLLKASGLTEEEIARPLIGIVNSHNEIVPGHINLDKISEAVKAGVRMAGGTPLEFHTIAVCDGIAMNHKGMKYSLVSRELIADTVEIMATGHPFDALVFVPNCDKVVPGMLMAAANVNIPSIFVSGGPMLAGRHKGKSISLSNMFEAAGSVNAGKMTEQELLQMENEACPTCGSCSGMFTANSMNCLTEAIGMALPGNGTIPAVFSERIRLAKHAGMRIMDLLKQDLKPKDIMTEAAFRNAVKVDMALGCSTNTALHIPAIAHAAGIKMGFEEFNEMSKITPQICKLSPASDTHIEELYYAGGIQGVMKELASQGLLDTSLPTVSGSIKDNLDQAVITDREVIRTKETAYSQDGGLAILWGSLAPDGCVVKKGAVAPEMMTHKGPARVFESEEDCVEAINAGKIVSGDVVVIRYEGPKGGPGMREMLTPTAAIAGIGLDKEVALITDGRFSGATRGACIGHVSPEAAAKGPIGLVKEGDMISIDIPNNSIDLLVDDTELAQREKQFVAKEPPIKTGYLKRYAMMVTSANTGAVFND; this is encoded by the coding sequence ATGAGAAGTGATATCGCCAAATGCGGCGTTAACAAAGCCCCACATAGATCATTACTTAAAGCCAGCGGATTGACGGAAGAAGAGATTGCAAGACCTCTTATCGGAATCGTTAATTCCCATAACGAAATCGTACCGGGGCATATTAACCTCGATAAAATTTCGGAAGCGGTTAAGGCCGGTGTCCGGATGGCTGGCGGAACCCCGCTGGAATTTCATACCATCGCCGTGTGTGACGGTATCGCCATGAACCATAAGGGTATGAAATATTCCTTGGTTAGCCGTGAACTGATTGCTGATACGGTAGAAATTATGGCTACGGGACATCCTTTCGATGCTTTGGTCTTCGTACCCAACTGCGATAAGGTGGTACCGGGCATGTTGATGGCTGCAGCCAATGTTAATATTCCATCGATCTTCGTGTCTGGTGGACCTATGTTGGCTGGCAGACATAAAGGAAAATCAATCAGTTTGTCAAATATGTTTGAGGCAGCTGGTAGTGTGAATGCTGGCAAAATGACCGAACAAGAGCTTTTGCAAATGGAAAATGAAGCTTGTCCTACGTGTGGCTCCTGCTCAGGTATGTTCACGGCCAATTCCATGAATTGCCTAACAGAAGCCATCGGAATGGCTCTACCTGGCAATGGTACAATTCCTGCGGTTTTTTCGGAACGGATTCGTTTGGCCAAACATGCAGGCATGAGAATTATGGATTTGCTGAAGCAAGACCTTAAGCCAAAAGATATTATGACGGAGGCAGCTTTCAGAAATGCAGTTAAGGTGGACATGGCATTAGGATGTTCTACGAATACAGCATTGCATATCCCGGCCATTGCTCATGCAGCTGGTATTAAGATGGGCTTTGAGGAGTTTAATGAGATGTCAAAGATTACACCTCAAATTTGCAAGCTTTCTCCAGCATCAGATACACATATTGAGGAATTGTATTACGCGGGTGGCATCCAAGGTGTTATGAAGGAACTGGCTAGCCAAGGCTTGTTGGATACTTCGCTGCCTACTGTATCCGGTAGTATAAAGGATAATTTGGATCAAGCTGTCATCACAGACAGAGAAGTAATTCGTACCAAGGAAACAGCATACAGCCAAGATGGTGGTCTAGCTATTCTTTGGGGTTCTTTGGCACCGGATGGCTGTGTAGTTAAAAAAGGTGCAGTAGCTCCGGAAATGATGACCCACAAAGGCCCAGCCCGCGTTTTTGAATCGGAAGAAGACTGTGTTGAAGCGATTAATGCGGGCAAAATTGTTTCGGGAGATGTCGTGGTTATCCGGTATGAAGGTCCAAAAGGAGGACCGGGAATGCGCGAAATGTTGACACCTACTGCAGCCATAGCCGGTATTGGTTTGGATAAGGAAGTTGCATTGATTACAGATGGACGTTTCTCTGGGGCAACTAGAGGTGCTTGTATTGGCCACGTATCGCCTGAGGCAGCAGCAAAAGGTCCGATTGGGTTGGTCAAAGAGGGAGATATGATTTCAATCGATATTCCCAATAACAGCATCGATTTATTGGTGGATGATACGGAATTGGCCCAAAGAGAAAAACAGTTTGTTGCCAAGGAACCGCCAATTAAGACAGGTTATCTCAAGCGCTATGCTATGATGGTGACCTCTGCGAATACGGGGGCGGTGTTCAATGATTAA
- the ilvE gene encoding branched-chain-amino-acid transaminase encodes MIIYLNGKYVPKEQAVVSVFDHGLLYGDGIFEGIRAYHNRVFKMEEHIDRLYESAKSIMLNIGMSKDEMTEVVLETMRKNDLREGYIRLLVTRGVGDLGLDPNKCPKASVICIAADIQLYPAELYQKGLKISTVATRRNISEGVNPRIKSLNYMNNILAKIEAVQMGCAEALMLNNEGYVAEATGDNVFLVKKGTLLTPPSSVGALEGVTRNTVMELAEKRGLKVKEALLTRHDVYNADECFLTGSAAEVIPVVSVDGRQIGDGTPGETTMMLNADFGELTKIDGPEIF; translated from the coding sequence ATGATTATTTATTTGAATGGAAAGTATGTACCAAAAGAGCAAGCAGTAGTATCTGTTTTTGATCATGGACTATTGTATGGTGATGGAATATTCGAAGGCATTCGCGCCTATCACAACCGTGTTTTCAAGATGGAAGAGCATATTGACCGCTTATATGAAAGCGCAAAGTCCATTATGCTGAATATCGGGATGAGCAAGGATGAGATGACAGAAGTGGTTTTGGAGACCATGCGTAAGAATGATTTGCGTGAAGGGTATATCCGTTTGTTGGTGACCCGTGGTGTTGGAGATTTGGGTTTAGATCCTAATAAATGTCCCAAAGCAAGTGTAATTTGTATTGCGGCTGACATTCAACTATACCCGGCTGAGTTATACCAAAAAGGGTTGAAGATTAGTACTGTTGCAACTAGAAGAAATATTTCTGAAGGTGTAAACCCCAGAATTAAGTCTCTTAACTATATGAACAACATTTTAGCGAAGATTGAAGCAGTACAAATGGGTTGTGCTGAAGCATTGATGCTGAATAATGAAGGATACGTGGCGGAGGCTACAGGCGATAACGTGTTCTTGGTGAAAAAAGGTACCCTTTTAACCCCACCATCTTCCGTTGGTGCCTTGGAAGGTGTTACGCGCAATACCGTAATGGAACTTGCGGAAAAAAGAGGTCTCAAAGTTAAGGAAGCCTTGCTTACACGTCATGATGTATATAATGCAGATGAGTGTTTTCTAACAGGATCTGCTGCAGAAGTTATCCCGGTCGTATCCGTGGATGGACGTCAGATCGGTGACGGTACACCCGGTGAGACAACAATGATGTTAAATGCTGATTTCGGCGAGCTGACCAAAATAGACGGCCCTGAAATCTTCTAG
- a CDS encoding anaerobic ribonucleoside-triphosphate reductase activating protein, with protein sequence MIIGGHLKSSFIDYPDKVSTVFFTRGCNFRCPYCHNSELVLNASGDTESSYIQNFLDKKKKYLDGIVVSGGEPTIHKDLPEFLAWLKTWGLPLKLDTNGTNPKMLRQLIGKGLVDYVAMDIKAPLRKYGEVAAAIVSIQDIQESEAILMDSGIGYEFRTTVAKELLSLADIRKIGQEIHGAKRYALQRFKDNEEVLAGVGKFTSYAPEELNLLQEELGEHIETVLIR encoded by the coding sequence ATGATTATTGGGGGTCATTTGAAGAGTTCATTTATTGATTACCCAGATAAGGTATCTACTGTTTTCTTCACGAGGGGTTGTAATTTTCGCTGCCCCTACTGCCATAACTCAGAACTAGTTTTGAATGCTAGTGGTGATACAGAATCTTCCTATATTCAGAATTTTTTGGATAAGAAGAAGAAATATCTGGATGGCATTGTCGTCTCTGGAGGTGAACCTACTATTCACAAGGATTTGCCGGAATTTTTGGCTTGGCTTAAAACTTGGGGACTGCCTCTAAAACTGGATACGAATGGCACAAACCCGAAAATGCTAAGACAATTGATAGGCAAGGGATTGGTGGATTACGTTGCGATGGATATTAAAGCGCCACTACGGAAATATGGAGAAGTTGCGGCGGCCATTGTATCCATTCAAGACATCCAAGAAAGCGAAGCGATACTGATGGATTCCGGTATAGGGTATGAGTTTAGAACCACAGTAGCGAAGGAATTGTTGAGTCTTGCGGACATCCGTAAGATAGGACAGGAAATTCATGGGGCCAAGCGATATGCCTTGCAGCGTTTCAAGGATAATGAGGAAGTGCTAGCTGGCGTTGGAAAATTTACTTCCTATGCGCCAGAGGAACTGAATCTTTTGCAAGAAGAGCTTGGTGAGCATATAGAAACTGTATTAATTAGATAG
- a CDS encoding ribonucleoside triphosphate reductase, which produces MITRVQKRNGDIVDFDITKIERAIFSAAESVGSEDKDKARELAEMVQNIVVEVFGFGIPSVEDIQDMVEKVLIEDGRASTAKAFILYRQKHSELREAKNLFLDAESMVDDYISLADWKVNENSNMGFSLQGLNNHIVDSITKKYWLNKIYEKDIRDAHVGGDLHIHDLGLLAPYCCGWDLEGLLINGFQGAVGKIQSRPAKHLGALLGQIVNWLYTLQGEAAGAQAISSLDTYVAPFIAYDELSYEEVKRAVRSFVFNLNIPTRVGFQTPFTNITLDIVAHPLLKNEKVLIGGERKDRTYGEFQKEMDMFNTAYCEVMMEGDGAGRSFSFPIPTINITDDFPWDSDVSNAVMEMTRKFGTPYFANFVNSDMKPEDIRSMCCRLRLDNRELRKRGGGLFGANPLTGSINVVTLNMSRIGYLSNSVEEFKSRVRVLMEKGKRICEAKREMLEGYMESGLYPYSRFYLQGVKDVQGEYFKNHFNTIGLNGMNEACINLLGEDITTEEGQEFAIEIMDFMNKVIGIYQEETGTLWNLEASPAEGAAYRFARIDKRIYPNIVTAGEDEVYYTNSTQLPVGHTNDIFEAMELQEPLQTRYTGGTVFHAFIGEEIESIETVKSVLKKAFQNSEIPYITITPTYSICPNHGYLRGEQPVCPDCGMETEVWTRVVGFFRPVKSWNKGKKEEYKQRVEFETELSLNRAQKNDKEAV; this is translated from the coding sequence ATGATAACCAGAGTGCAAAAAAGGAATGGCGACATCGTGGATTTTGACATTACTAAAATTGAGAGAGCCATCTTTAGTGCTGCAGAGTCTGTGGGCAGCGAAGACAAGGATAAGGCGAGAGAATTAGCAGAAATGGTCCAAAATATTGTAGTAGAAGTGTTTGGGTTTGGCATCCCAAGCGTTGAGGATATTCAGGATATGGTAGAAAAGGTGCTGATTGAAGATGGTCGTGCATCGACTGCCAAAGCGTTTATCCTATATCGCCAGAAGCATTCTGAACTTCGTGAAGCGAAGAACCTATTCCTTGATGCTGAATCCATGGTGGATGATTATATTTCACTAGCTGACTGGAAGGTTAACGAGAATTCAAATATGGGCTTTTCCCTCCAAGGACTGAATAACCATATTGTAGATTCGATTACCAAAAAATATTGGCTAAATAAGATTTATGAAAAAGATATACGAGATGCTCACGTGGGTGGAGATTTACACATACATGATTTGGGACTGTTGGCTCCGTATTGTTGCGGATGGGATCTTGAAGGACTTCTCATAAACGGTTTCCAAGGGGCTGTCGGCAAGATTCAATCTAGACCAGCAAAACACCTGGGTGCTCTGTTGGGACAAATTGTAAACTGGTTGTATACCTTGCAGGGTGAAGCGGCTGGTGCACAGGCTATTTCCTCACTAGATACGTATGTGGCTCCCTTTATTGCCTATGATGAGTTGAGCTACGAGGAAGTAAAACGTGCAGTACGAAGCTTTGTGTTTAATCTGAACATTCCGACTCGTGTAGGATTTCAAACTCCGTTTACCAACATCACCTTGGATATTGTAGCGCATCCCCTTCTCAAAAACGAGAAAGTTTTGATTGGTGGAGAACGCAAGGATCGCACGTATGGTGAGTTCCAAAAAGAAATGGATATGTTTAATACAGCCTATTGTGAAGTAATGATGGAAGGCGACGGAGCAGGTCGAAGCTTTAGCTTCCCCATCCCAACCATCAATATAACGGATGATTTTCCTTGGGATTCCGATGTTTCGAATGCAGTGATGGAGATGACTCGTAAATTTGGAACTCCGTATTTTGCCAATTTTGTAAATTCGGATATGAAACCAGAAGACATCCGTAGCATGTGCTGCAGACTAAGACTAGACAACCGAGAGCTCAGAAAACGTGGTGGTGGTTTGTTTGGTGCCAATCCTCTAACAGGTAGCATCAATGTTGTAACTTTAAATATGTCCCGCATTGGATATTTATCCAATTCAGTGGAGGAATTCAAGTCACGGGTACGTGTACTAATGGAAAAAGGTAAACGCATCTGTGAAGCCAAACGTGAGATGCTTGAGGGATACATGGAGTCAGGTCTATATCCTTATAGCCGTTTTTATCTCCAAGGTGTGAAGGATGTACAAGGAGAGTACTTCAAGAACCACTTTAATACCATAGGCTTAAATGGTATGAATGAGGCTTGTATTAACCTGCTTGGTGAAGACATTACGACGGAAGAGGGCCAGGAATTTGCGATAGAGATTATGGATTTCATGAACAAGGTTATTGGAATCTACCAAGAAGAGACGGGTACTTTATGGAACCTAGAAGCTTCTCCGGCAGAGGGTGCGGCCTACCGCTTTGCTAGAATCGACAAGCGAATTTATCCGAATATTGTGACCGCAGGAGAAGATGAGGTGTACTACACCAATTCCACGCAGTTGCCTGTAGGCCATACGAATGATATTTTTGAGGCGATGGAATTGCAAGAACCCTTACAGACTCGCTATACAGGTGGTACGGTCTTCCATGCCTTTATCGGGGAGGAAATCGAAAGTATCGAGACGGTTAAATCGGTTCTAAAAAAAGCATTCCAAAATTCAGAGATCCCGTATATAACCATTACGCCAACCTACAGCATTTGTCCCAACCATGGCTATCTGCGTGGTGAACAGCCAGTATGTCCCGACTGTGGGATGGAAACGGAAGTTTGGACTCGAGTGGTCGGCTTCTTCCGCCCAGTTAAGTCATGGAACAAAGGTAAAAAGGAAGAGTATAAGCAACGAGTTGAATTTGAGACTGAACTTAGCTTAAATAGAGCTCAGAAGAATGACAAGGAAGCTGTATAG
- a CDS encoding NifU family protein — protein sequence MKERVEAVLEKIRPSLQADGGDIELINITEDGVVEVKLKGACGGCPMALLTLKNGVERVLKAEIPEVKEVVEVK from the coding sequence ATGAAAGAACGTGTAGAAGCAGTATTAGAAAAGATTAGACCGTCTTTGCAAGCTGATGGTGGAGATATTGAACTGATTAATATCACCGAGGATGGTGTTGTTGAAGTGAAGTTGAAAGGTGCCTGCGGTGGATGTCCTATGGCTCTTCTGACACTGAAGAATGGTGTAGAGCGTGTGTTAAAGGCAGAAATCCCAGAAGTTAAAGAAGTAGTTGAAGTGAAATAG
- a CDS encoding NifU family protein yields MDNKELIEKRLLDIRPDIQADGADFQIVEVTDDGIVTLKIKGSKNNKPRTRETLKRLLDYVLRNDSEIELYQKIEMIVWETPREKGFKGYFKNLF; encoded by the coding sequence ATGGATAACAAGGAGCTTATCGAAAAGAGACTGTTGGATATTCGTCCAGACATTCAAGCAGATGGTGCAGACTTCCAGATTGTGGAAGTTACGGATGATGGAATAGTTACTTTGAAGATCAAAGGCAGCAAGAATAACAAACCGAGGACGCGGGAGACGTTGAAACGTCTTTTGGATTATGTCCTTCGCAACGATTCTGAAATTGAACTTTACCAGAAGATAGAAATGATCGTTTGGGAGACACCCCGGGAAAAAGGTTTTAAAGGGTATTTTAAAAATTTATTTTAA
- a CDS encoding diacylglycerol kinase family lipid kinase yields MDILFIVNPNAGGKRAAKVWSKLSERAMELFPGAEVVFTKGKDHAEVIATKNPHKCLIVVGGDGTFHEALQGSVSGDCKMGILPAGSGNDLARSLGLPEDPAKALEVLGKKQLKTIDLGKIGHEYFVNGAGIGYDAKVTDDVNHRSGLIQGKLAYLIAVFKNLFFYPGLTVDIQYDEKTERKNILCLTAGNGPFLGGGIPVVPEADNADGLLSFSIIENIGFLKRLQYLRKVLAGKHGDEEFVTMLDRTTLSVSSKDDMLYHQDGEVFRGKSVVFEICPKKLHILA; encoded by the coding sequence ATGGATATACTGTTTATTGTAAATCCAAATGCAGGGGGAAAACGAGCTGCTAAGGTATGGAGCAAATTGAGTGAACGGGCTATGGAACTGTTTCCTGGAGCGGAAGTTGTCTTTACCAAAGGCAAGGACCATGCGGAGGTCATCGCTACGAAAAATCCCCACAAGTGCTTGATTGTGGTGGGTGGAGACGGTACTTTTCACGAAGCGTTGCAAGGAAGTGTGTCTGGAGACTGTAAGATGGGCATTTTGCCTGCAGGTTCCGGTAATGATTTAGCACGTTCTCTAGGTCTCCCAGAGGACCCTGCAAAAGCCTTGGAAGTACTTGGCAAAAAACAATTAAAAACTATTGATCTAGGCAAAATTGGCCACGAATATTTTGTCAATGGCGCAGGAATAGGGTATGATGCAAAGGTAACGGATGATGTGAATCATCGCAGCGGCCTTATTCAGGGCAAGTTGGCCTACCTGATTGCCGTCTTTAAAAATCTTTTTTTCTACCCGGGACTAACGGTGGACATTCAGTACGATGAAAAAACGGAAAGAAAGAATATCCTTTGTTTGACGGCAGGTAATGGTCCATTTTTAGGTGGTGGCATTCCGGTGGTACCGGAAGCGGACAATGCAGATGGATTACTAAGTTTTTCCATCATTGAAAACATCGGATTTTTGAAAAGGCTTCAGTATTTGCGCAAGGTTTTGGCCGGCAAACATGGTGATGAAGAGTTTGTTACCATGTTAGACAGAACAACCTTGAGTGTTTCAAGTAAAGATGATATGCTTTATCATCAGGATGGTGAAGTGTTTAGAGGCAAATCTGTGGTGTTTGAGATTTGTCCTAAGAAACTACATATTCTGGCATAG